One segment of Ricinus communis isolate WT05 ecotype wild-type chromosome 8, ASM1957865v1, whole genome shotgun sequence DNA contains the following:
- the LOC8271908 gene encoding transcription factor TGA9 isoform X3, translating into MSIEGYSRWGYHFQYSNHSWTRDLNALFTVTGRPAATLEMFPSWPMRFQHTPRVGSSKSGGESTDSGSAVNTLSSKADAQLEPESPISKKASSDHQGFDQKHLQLQQQQQQLEMASDTSRTGGGGPSELNPSPAKTPQEKRKGSTSEKQLDAKTLRRLAQNREAARKSRLRKKAYVQQLESSRIKLTQLEQDLQRARQQGLFLGGCGGAGGNLSSGAAIFDMEYARWLEEDHRHMSDLRTGLQAHLSDGDLRVIVDRYISHYDEIFRLKGVAAKTDVFHLITGMWSTPAERCFLWMGGFRPSELIKMLMTQLDPLTEQQFMGIYSLQQSSQQAEEALSQGLEQLQQSLVDTIASGPVVDGMQQMAVALGKLANLEGFVRQADNLRQQTLHQLRRILTVRQGARCFLVIGEYYGRLRALSSLWASRPRESMMGDDNSCQITTDLQMVQQSQNHFTNF; encoded by the exons ATGTCTATTGAGGGGTACAGTAGATGGGGTTACCATTTCCAATACAGTAATCATTCTTGGACAAGAGACTTGAATG CTTTATTTACGGTAACAGGCAGACCTGCTGCTACTCTGGAAATGTTCCCTTCATGGCCAATGAGATTCCAACACACACCAAGAGTA GGAAGTTCAAAGTCAGGAGGGGAGAGTACTGATTCAGGATCAGCAGTAAACACTCTTTCAAGCAAAGCTGATGCCCAGCTAGAGCCAGAATCTCCTATTAGTAAAAAGGCATCTTCAGATCATCAAGGTTTTGATCAGAAGCATCTGCAGCTTCAACAGCAACAGCAACAACTAGAGATGGCAAGTGATACCTCAAGAACAGGAGGCGGAGGACCCTCAGAACTGAATCCATCACCTGCCAAAACACCACAAGAAAAG AGGAAAGGTTCGACATCAGAGAAACAGCTTGATGCTAAG ACACTCAGACGTTTAGCTCAAAACAGAGAAGCTGCAAGGAAGAGCCGCCTTAGAAAGAAG GCCTATGTGCAGCAGCTAGAAAGCAGTAGAATCAAGCTTACCCAGTTAGAGCAAGATCTCCAAAGAGCCCGCCAGCAG GGACTGTTCTTAGGTGGCTGTGGTGGTGCCGGTGGCAATTTAAGCTCTG GAGCTGCAATATTTGATATGGAGTATGCAAGATGGTTAGAGGAAGATCATAGGCACATGTCAGACCTCCGGACAGGATTGCAAGCACATTTATCAGATGGTGACCTGAGGGTTATAGTAGATAGATACATTTCACATTATGATGAGATTTTCCGACTGAAGGGGGTGGCTGCTAAAACTGACGTTTTTCACCTTATCACCGGAATGTGGTCGACTCCGGCAGAGCGTTGCTTCCTCTGGATGGGTGGTTTTAGGCCATCAGAACTCATAAAG ATGTTAATGACTCAGTTGGACCCATTAACAGAACAGCAATTTATGGGGATTTACAGCCTCCAACAATCCTCACAACAGGCAGAAGAGGCTCTCTCCCAAGGCCTAGAGCAGCTCCAGCAGTCTCTAGTTGACACCATTGCCAGTGGGCCAGTCGTTGATGGCATGCAGCAAATGGCAGTGGCACTTGGCAAGCTTGCCAATCTTGAAGGTTTCGTTCGTCAG GCTGATAATTTGAGACAGCAAACACTTCACCAACTGCGCCGGATATTAACAGTAAGACAGGGGGCTCGGTGTTTTCTGGTGATCGGAGAGTACTATGGGCGGCTACGAGCACTTAGCTCCCTCTGGGCATCTCGTCCTAGAGA GTCGATGATGGGGGATGATAATTCATGCCAAATCACAACTGATCTACAAATGGTTCAACAGTCTCAAAATCATTTCACAAACTTTTGA
- the LOC8271908 gene encoding transcription factor TGA9 isoform X2, with protein sequence MASHGIGGTGLSDSGPSNHHLSYAAALHGINTSTNFMNQEGSAFDFGELEEAIVLQGVKIRNDEAKAPLFTVTGRPAATLEMFPSWPMRFQHTPRGSSKSGGESTDSGSAVNTLSSKADAQLEPESPISKKASSDHQGFDQKHLQLQQQQQQLEMASDTSRTGGGGPSELNPSPAKTPQEKRKGSTSEKQLDAKTLRRLAQNREAARKSRLRKKAYVQQLESSRIKLTQLEQDLQRARQQGLFLGGCGGAGGNLSSGAAIFDMEYARWLEEDHRHMSDLRTGLQAHLSDGDLRVIVDRYISHYDEIFRLKGVAAKTDVFHLITGMWSTPAERCFLWMGGFRPSELIKMLMTQLDPLTEQQFMGIYSLQQSSQQAEEALSQGLEQLQQSLVDTIASGPVVDGMQQMAVALGKLANLEGFVRQADNLRQQTLHQLRRILTVRQGARCFLVIGEYYGRLRALSSLWASRPRESMMGDDNSCQITTDLQMVQQSQNHFTNF encoded by the exons CTAGCCACGGAATTGGAGGGACGGGTTTATCAGACTCAGGTCCTTCTAATCACCATCTCTCTTATGCAGCTGCTCTTCATGGAATCAACACTTCTACAAACTTCAT GAATCAAGAAGGATCTGCTTTTGATTTTGGAGAGCTAGAAGAAGCTATTGTTCTGCAAGGAGTTAAGATTAGGAATGATGAAGCTAAAGCAC CTTTATTTACGGTAACAGGCAGACCTGCTGCTACTCTGGAAATGTTCCCTTCATGGCCAATGAGATTCCAACACACACCAAGA GGAAGTTCAAAGTCAGGAGGGGAGAGTACTGATTCAGGATCAGCAGTAAACACTCTTTCAAGCAAAGCTGATGCCCAGCTAGAGCCAGAATCTCCTATTAGTAAAAAGGCATCTTCAGATCATCAAGGTTTTGATCAGAAGCATCTGCAGCTTCAACAGCAACAGCAACAACTAGAGATGGCAAGTGATACCTCAAGAACAGGAGGCGGAGGACCCTCAGAACTGAATCCATCACCTGCCAAAACACCACAAGAAAAG AGGAAAGGTTCGACATCAGAGAAACAGCTTGATGCTAAG ACACTCAGACGTTTAGCTCAAAACAGAGAAGCTGCAAGGAAGAGCCGCCTTAGAAAGAAG GCCTATGTGCAGCAGCTAGAAAGCAGTAGAATCAAGCTTACCCAGTTAGAGCAAGATCTCCAAAGAGCCCGCCAGCAG GGACTGTTCTTAGGTGGCTGTGGTGGTGCCGGTGGCAATTTAAGCTCTG GAGCTGCAATATTTGATATGGAGTATGCAAGATGGTTAGAGGAAGATCATAGGCACATGTCAGACCTCCGGACAGGATTGCAAGCACATTTATCAGATGGTGACCTGAGGGTTATAGTAGATAGATACATTTCACATTATGATGAGATTTTCCGACTGAAGGGGGTGGCTGCTAAAACTGACGTTTTTCACCTTATCACCGGAATGTGGTCGACTCCGGCAGAGCGTTGCTTCCTCTGGATGGGTGGTTTTAGGCCATCAGAACTCATAAAG ATGTTAATGACTCAGTTGGACCCATTAACAGAACAGCAATTTATGGGGATTTACAGCCTCCAACAATCCTCACAACAGGCAGAAGAGGCTCTCTCCCAAGGCCTAGAGCAGCTCCAGCAGTCTCTAGTTGACACCATTGCCAGTGGGCCAGTCGTTGATGGCATGCAGCAAATGGCAGTGGCACTTGGCAAGCTTGCCAATCTTGAAGGTTTCGTTCGTCAG GCTGATAATTTGAGACAGCAAACACTTCACCAACTGCGCCGGATATTAACAGTAAGACAGGGGGCTCGGTGTTTTCTGGTGATCGGAGAGTACTATGGGCGGCTACGAGCACTTAGCTCCCTCTGGGCATCTCGTCCTAGAGA GTCGATGATGGGGGATGATAATTCATGCCAAATCACAACTGATCTACAAATGGTTCAACAGTCTCAAAATCATTTCACAAACTTTTGA
- the LOC8271908 gene encoding transcription factor TGA9 isoform X4, whose protein sequence is MSIEGYSRWGYHFQYSNHSWTRDLNALFTVTGRPAATLEMFPSWPMRFQHTPRGSSKSGGESTDSGSAVNTLSSKADAQLEPESPISKKASSDHQGFDQKHLQLQQQQQQLEMASDTSRTGGGGPSELNPSPAKTPQEKRKGSTSEKQLDAKTLRRLAQNREAARKSRLRKKAYVQQLESSRIKLTQLEQDLQRARQQGLFLGGCGGAGGNLSSGAAIFDMEYARWLEEDHRHMSDLRTGLQAHLSDGDLRVIVDRYISHYDEIFRLKGVAAKTDVFHLITGMWSTPAERCFLWMGGFRPSELIKMLMTQLDPLTEQQFMGIYSLQQSSQQAEEALSQGLEQLQQSLVDTIASGPVVDGMQQMAVALGKLANLEGFVRQADNLRQQTLHQLRRILTVRQGARCFLVIGEYYGRLRALSSLWASRPRESMMGDDNSCQITTDLQMVQQSQNHFTNF, encoded by the exons ATGTCTATTGAGGGGTACAGTAGATGGGGTTACCATTTCCAATACAGTAATCATTCTTGGACAAGAGACTTGAATG CTTTATTTACGGTAACAGGCAGACCTGCTGCTACTCTGGAAATGTTCCCTTCATGGCCAATGAGATTCCAACACACACCAAGA GGAAGTTCAAAGTCAGGAGGGGAGAGTACTGATTCAGGATCAGCAGTAAACACTCTTTCAAGCAAAGCTGATGCCCAGCTAGAGCCAGAATCTCCTATTAGTAAAAAGGCATCTTCAGATCATCAAGGTTTTGATCAGAAGCATCTGCAGCTTCAACAGCAACAGCAACAACTAGAGATGGCAAGTGATACCTCAAGAACAGGAGGCGGAGGACCCTCAGAACTGAATCCATCACCTGCCAAAACACCACAAGAAAAG AGGAAAGGTTCGACATCAGAGAAACAGCTTGATGCTAAG ACACTCAGACGTTTAGCTCAAAACAGAGAAGCTGCAAGGAAGAGCCGCCTTAGAAAGAAG GCCTATGTGCAGCAGCTAGAAAGCAGTAGAATCAAGCTTACCCAGTTAGAGCAAGATCTCCAAAGAGCCCGCCAGCAG GGACTGTTCTTAGGTGGCTGTGGTGGTGCCGGTGGCAATTTAAGCTCTG GAGCTGCAATATTTGATATGGAGTATGCAAGATGGTTAGAGGAAGATCATAGGCACATGTCAGACCTCCGGACAGGATTGCAAGCACATTTATCAGATGGTGACCTGAGGGTTATAGTAGATAGATACATTTCACATTATGATGAGATTTTCCGACTGAAGGGGGTGGCTGCTAAAACTGACGTTTTTCACCTTATCACCGGAATGTGGTCGACTCCGGCAGAGCGTTGCTTCCTCTGGATGGGTGGTTTTAGGCCATCAGAACTCATAAAG ATGTTAATGACTCAGTTGGACCCATTAACAGAACAGCAATTTATGGGGATTTACAGCCTCCAACAATCCTCACAACAGGCAGAAGAGGCTCTCTCCCAAGGCCTAGAGCAGCTCCAGCAGTCTCTAGTTGACACCATTGCCAGTGGGCCAGTCGTTGATGGCATGCAGCAAATGGCAGTGGCACTTGGCAAGCTTGCCAATCTTGAAGGTTTCGTTCGTCAG GCTGATAATTTGAGACAGCAAACACTTCACCAACTGCGCCGGATATTAACAGTAAGACAGGGGGCTCGGTGTTTTCTGGTGATCGGAGAGTACTATGGGCGGCTACGAGCACTTAGCTCCCTCTGGGCATCTCGTCCTAGAGA GTCGATGATGGGGGATGATAATTCATGCCAAATCACAACTGATCTACAAATGGTTCAACAGTCTCAAAATCATTTCACAAACTTTTGA
- the LOC8271908 gene encoding transcription factor TGA9 isoform X1: MASHGIGGTGLSDSGPSNHHLSYAAALHGINTSTNFMNQEGSAFDFGELEEAIVLQGVKIRNDEAKAPLFTVTGRPAATLEMFPSWPMRFQHTPRVGSSKSGGESTDSGSAVNTLSSKADAQLEPESPISKKASSDHQGFDQKHLQLQQQQQQLEMASDTSRTGGGGPSELNPSPAKTPQEKRKGSTSEKQLDAKTLRRLAQNREAARKSRLRKKAYVQQLESSRIKLTQLEQDLQRARQQGLFLGGCGGAGGNLSSGAAIFDMEYARWLEEDHRHMSDLRTGLQAHLSDGDLRVIVDRYISHYDEIFRLKGVAAKTDVFHLITGMWSTPAERCFLWMGGFRPSELIKMLMTQLDPLTEQQFMGIYSLQQSSQQAEEALSQGLEQLQQSLVDTIASGPVVDGMQQMAVALGKLANLEGFVRQADNLRQQTLHQLRRILTVRQGARCFLVIGEYYGRLRALSSLWASRPRESMMGDDNSCQITTDLQMVQQSQNHFTNF, encoded by the exons CTAGCCACGGAATTGGAGGGACGGGTTTATCAGACTCAGGTCCTTCTAATCACCATCTCTCTTATGCAGCTGCTCTTCATGGAATCAACACTTCTACAAACTTCAT GAATCAAGAAGGATCTGCTTTTGATTTTGGAGAGCTAGAAGAAGCTATTGTTCTGCAAGGAGTTAAGATTAGGAATGATGAAGCTAAAGCAC CTTTATTTACGGTAACAGGCAGACCTGCTGCTACTCTGGAAATGTTCCCTTCATGGCCAATGAGATTCCAACACACACCAAGAGTA GGAAGTTCAAAGTCAGGAGGGGAGAGTACTGATTCAGGATCAGCAGTAAACACTCTTTCAAGCAAAGCTGATGCCCAGCTAGAGCCAGAATCTCCTATTAGTAAAAAGGCATCTTCAGATCATCAAGGTTTTGATCAGAAGCATCTGCAGCTTCAACAGCAACAGCAACAACTAGAGATGGCAAGTGATACCTCAAGAACAGGAGGCGGAGGACCCTCAGAACTGAATCCATCACCTGCCAAAACACCACAAGAAAAG AGGAAAGGTTCGACATCAGAGAAACAGCTTGATGCTAAG ACACTCAGACGTTTAGCTCAAAACAGAGAAGCTGCAAGGAAGAGCCGCCTTAGAAAGAAG GCCTATGTGCAGCAGCTAGAAAGCAGTAGAATCAAGCTTACCCAGTTAGAGCAAGATCTCCAAAGAGCCCGCCAGCAG GGACTGTTCTTAGGTGGCTGTGGTGGTGCCGGTGGCAATTTAAGCTCTG GAGCTGCAATATTTGATATGGAGTATGCAAGATGGTTAGAGGAAGATCATAGGCACATGTCAGACCTCCGGACAGGATTGCAAGCACATTTATCAGATGGTGACCTGAGGGTTATAGTAGATAGATACATTTCACATTATGATGAGATTTTCCGACTGAAGGGGGTGGCTGCTAAAACTGACGTTTTTCACCTTATCACCGGAATGTGGTCGACTCCGGCAGAGCGTTGCTTCCTCTGGATGGGTGGTTTTAGGCCATCAGAACTCATAAAG ATGTTAATGACTCAGTTGGACCCATTAACAGAACAGCAATTTATGGGGATTTACAGCCTCCAACAATCCTCACAACAGGCAGAAGAGGCTCTCTCCCAAGGCCTAGAGCAGCTCCAGCAGTCTCTAGTTGACACCATTGCCAGTGGGCCAGTCGTTGATGGCATGCAGCAAATGGCAGTGGCACTTGGCAAGCTTGCCAATCTTGAAGGTTTCGTTCGTCAG GCTGATAATTTGAGACAGCAAACACTTCACCAACTGCGCCGGATATTAACAGTAAGACAGGGGGCTCGGTGTTTTCTGGTGATCGGAGAGTACTATGGGCGGCTACGAGCACTTAGCTCCCTCTGGGCATCTCGTCCTAGAGA GTCGATGATGGGGGATGATAATTCATGCCAAATCACAACTGATCTACAAATGGTTCAACAGTCTCAAAATCATTTCACAAACTTTTGA